The following coding sequences lie in one Stigmatopora nigra isolate UIUO_SnigA chromosome 4, RoL_Snig_1.1, whole genome shotgun sequence genomic window:
- the LOC144195347 gene encoding substance-P receptor-like, whose amino-acid sequence MDPIFDNADEVNAAHNTSNQTGYGNQFVQPPWRIFLWAVAYCCIVVVSVVGNVTVVWIIVAHKRMRTVTNYFLLNLALAEASMSVFNTVINFIYAVHNDWYFGLIYCRFHNFLPIAAVFASIYSMTAIALDRYMAIIHPLQQRMSSTETKVVVGVIWILALLLAFPQYYYSNIDQLPGRVVCYIDWPEYTICDFDKMYYVCVVILIYFLPLLVMGCAYLVVGLTLWASEIPGDSSDRYKEQLNAKRKVVKMMIVVVCTFAICWLPYHVYFLLFQFFPDWFEKTYIQQVYLGIMWLAMSSTMYNPIIYCCLNDR is encoded by the exons atggacccgATATTTGACAACGCCGACGAAGTCAACGCTGCCCACAACACGAGCAACCAGACGGGCTACGGGAACCAGTTTGTGCAGCCCCCCTGGAGAATCTTCCTTTGGGCTGTCGCCTACTGTTGCATCGTGGTCGTGTCGGTGGTTGGCAACGTGACGGTGGTTTGGATCATCGTGGCGCACAAACGTATGAGAACGGTCACCAACTATTTCCTGCTCAATTTGGCGTTGGCTGAAGCTTCCATGAGCGTCTTCAATACGGTTATCAACTTCATCTACGCGGTACACAACGACTGGTACTTCGGATTGATCTACTGCCGATTCCACAACTTCTTGCCAATTGCAGCCGTTTTTGCCAGCATTTATTCCATGACTGCCATCGCCCTAGACAG GTACATGGCCATCATCCATCCATTGCAGCAGCGCATGTCATCCACGGAGACCAAAGTAGTGGTCGGAGTGATCTGGATCCTGGCTCTACTTTTGGCATTTCCTCAGTACTACTACTCCAACATAGACCAGCTCCCCGGCCGCGTGGTCTGCTACATCGACTGGCCCGAATACACAATCTGCGATTTCGATAAAAT GTATTATGTTTGCGTGGTCATCCTGATCTACTTCCTTCCTCTGTTGGTGATGGGTTGTGCTTATCTAGTGGTGGGACTAACCCTGTGGGCCAGCGAAATCCCAGGAGACTCTTCTGATCGGTACAAAGAGCAACTGAATGCCAAACGCAAG GTGGTGAAAATGATGATTGTGGTGGTGTGTACTTTTGCCATTTGCTGGCTTCCCTACCATGTCTACTTCCTGCTATTCCAGTTTTTTCCTGACTGGTTTGAGAAAACATATATCCAGCAGGTCTACTTGGGCATCATGTGGTTGGCCATGAGTTCCACCATGTACAACCCCATCATCTACTGTTGTCTGAATGACAGGTAA